In the genome of Misgurnus anguillicaudatus chromosome 11, ASM2758022v2, whole genome shotgun sequence, one region contains:
- the LOC129416700 gene encoding toll-like receptor 4 — MTDKDKSIKMNYFSLSAFIMMFISVGAGESCTQITENLHYSCMGRNLSYIPASIPSSVQTLDFSFNVLRYLQKTVFPLFSFLQVLDLSRCNIIHIENDSFDNVKNLTALILTGNPVTYYGLECFNILHNLQRLVLVDVGLTSLQFHMNNLTKLQELKVGTNNLQSMTLPPYMSSFTDFTVYDLHANNISIIKSDHTTVLREIGRNMTLILGRNPLLYIEPGAFKDIYLRELDIRSAFVSMNAQKFGLKALYGLHVKTLMFGKYKGKRMFYSVDTDFLDGLCSIHFQEIYYYLKARPSDQINMFRCMFNATKVVVKGGNFYNFPYLQFHDIKEFYLMSNLLETLPGSRLSHLHSLEKLVITNSATTRTEDFKDLPKLQYMDLSSNDIAVRECCSGFLSGIPQIKYLNLSRNSEIDFTAGAFDGLDSLEILDLHHTKVGGVEFFSGLSYLKNLSYLDFSYSSIRFANIYCFFGLMSLNVLKIAGNSFHSDVSRYLFNNLTHLEYLDMSYCHIDKLHPSSFKDLRRLKILNLR; from the exons ATGACAGATAAAGATAAGAGCATTAAGATGAATTACTTTTCTTTAAGTGCTTTTATCATGATGTTTATTTCTGTAGGTGCTGGAGAATCATGCACACAa ATTACTGAGAATCTGCATTACTCGTGTATGGGAAGAAACCTCAGCTATATACCAGCCAGTATACCCTCCTCTGTTCAAACACTTGATTTCAGTTTTAATGTCTTGAGATACTTACAGAAGACTGTATTCCCGCTTTTCTCCTTTCTGCAAGTACTTGATCTTTCAAG ATGCAACATCATACACATTGAAAACGATTCTTTTGACAATGTGAAGAATTTGACAGCTTTGATTCTCACTGGGAACCCTGTTACATATTATGGACTTGAATGCTTTAATATCTTACATAATCTACAGCGACTGGTTCTTGTGGATGTCGGTCTCACTTCCCTACAGTTTCATATGAACAATCTGACCAAACTACAGGAACTTAAAGTTGGGACAAATAACCTTCAGTCCATGACTCTCCCTCCATATATGAGCAGTTTTACAGACTTCACTGTGTATGATCTACATGCTAATAATATATCCATCATAAAATCTGATCACACCACTGTACTGCGAGAGATTGGCAGGAACATGACTTTAATACTCGGTAGGAATCCTTTATTATACATTGAACCAGGAGCTTTCAAAGACATTTATCTGAGAGAGCTGGACATACGATCTGCTTTTGTTTCAATGAATGCACAGAAATTTGGTCTAAAAGCTCTTTATGGACTTCATGTCAAGACACTGATGTTTGGAAAATACAAAGGTAAACGCATGTTTTATTCAGTGGATACAGACTTTTTAGATGGCTTGTGCTCTATACATTTTCAGGAGATATATTATTACCTAAAAGCAAGGCCCAGTGATCAAATTAATATGTTTCGGTGTATGTTTAATGCTACAAAGGTAGTGGTCAAAGGAGGCAATTTTTATAATTTCCCATATCTGCAATTTCATGACATTAAGGAGTTTTACTTGATGTCTAATCTATTGGAGACTTTACCAGGTAGCAGACTTTCACATCTTCACTCTTTAGAAAAACTAGTAATAACAAACAGTGCAACTACCCGAACAGAAGACTTTAAAGATTTGCCTAAACTTCAGTATATGGATCTGAGCTCTAATGATATTGCTGTAAGAGAATGCTGCTCTGGATTTTTGTCAGGGATTCCTCAAATCAAATACTTAAATTTGAGTAGAAATTCAGAAATAGATTTTACAGCAGGAGCATTTGATGGTCTTGATTCCCTTGAGATTCTGGATTTACACCATACAAAGGTTGGAGGTGTGGAATTCTTTTCAGGTTTATCTTACTTAAAGAATTTAAGTTACCTGGATTTTTCTTATTCAAGCATCAGATTTGCTAACATATACTGCTTTTTTGGGCTGATGAGTCTGAATGTTCTTAAGATAGCTGGTAATAGTTTTCACAGTGATGTGTcaagatatttatttaataatcttACACATTTAGAGTATCTTGATATGTCGTATTGCCACATTGACAAATTACATCCAAGCTCTTTCAAAGACCTTCGAAGGCTTAAGATTTTAAATCTCAGGTGA
- the LOC129416861 gene encoding toll-like receptor 4 yields the protein MNYFSLTAFMMFISVGAEESCTQITENLHYSCMGRNLSYIPASIPSSVQTLDFSFNVLRYLQKTVFPVFSFLQVLDLSRCNIIHIEDDAFYNVKNLTALILTGNPVTHYGLECFNILHNLQRLVLVDVGLTSLQFHMNNLTKLRELKVGTNNLQSMTLPPYMSSFIDFTVYDLHANNISIIKSDHTTVLREIGRNMTLILCRNPLLYIEPGAFKDIYLRELDIRSAFVSKNAQKFGLKALYGLHVKTLMFGRYRGTRMFYSLDTDFLDGLCSIHFQEIYYYLKARPSDQINIFQCMFNATKVVVKGGYFYNFPYLQFHDIKEFYLISNLLETLPGSRLSHLHSLEKLVITKSATTRTEVFKDLPKLQYMDLSSNDIAVRACCSGFLTGIPQIKYLNLSRNSQIDFTAGAFDGLDSLEILDLHHTKVGGVEYFSGLSNLKNLSYLDFSYSSITFANIYCFFGLISLKVLKIAGNSFHADVSRYLFNNLTYLEYLDMSYCHIDKLHPSSFKDLRRLKILNLSGNKLMTIDFLTNTNLKKLTSVYLTQNSITSISLDVLQKLPTNLSVFGLSFNPFDCSCSHTDFILWIINHQQMLDQPHNMLCKTSSQSSDFTVYDFDIDSCMHRTKLTIVLLICFVLVVAVLSVLVYRFQFYLKYSCVLLRGYRSARQQEFAYDAFVIFSSYDEMWVMNELMENLENGIPPIQLCLHMRDFEAGKSIASNIIDEGIMGSRKVIVVVSQHFIDSDWCRFEFEIAQSWFVMERNANIIIIILEDVEERKTKKVFGLHKHLKKNTYLKWSRDPLSKMRFWIRLRKAIIATK from the exons ATGAATTACTTTTCTTTAACTGCTTTTATGATGTTTATTTCTGTAGGTGCTGAAGAATCATGCACACAA ATTACTGAGAATCTGCATTACTCATGTATGGGAAGAAACCTCAGCTATATACCAGCCAGTATACCCTCCTCTGTTCAAACACTTGATTTCAGTTTTAATGTCTTGAGATACTTACAGAAGACTGTATTCCCGGTTTTCTCCTTTTTGCAAGTTCTTGATCTTTCAAG ATGCAACATCATACACATTGAAGACGATGCTTTCTACAACGTGAAGAATTTGACAGCTTTGATTTTGACTGGGAACCCTGTTACACATTATGGACTTGAATGCTTTAATATCTTACATAATCTACAGCGACTGGTTCTTGTGGATGTCGGTCTCACTTCCCTACAGTTTCATATGAACAATCTGACCAAACTACGGGAACTTAAAGTTGGGACAAATAACCTTCAGTCCATGACTCTTCCTCCATATATGAGCAGTTTTATAGACTTCACTGTGTATGATCTACATGCTAATAATATATCCATCATAAAATCTGATCACACCACTGTACTGCGAGAGATTGGCAGGAACAtgactttaatactttgtaggaATCCTTTATTATACATTGAACCAGGAGCTTTCAAAGACATTTATCTGAGAGAGCTGGACATACGATCTGCTTTTGTTTCAAAGAATGCACAGAAATTTGGTCTGAAAGCTCTTTATGGACTTCATGTCAAGACACTGATGTTTGGAAGATACAGAGGTACACGGATGTTTTATTCATTGGACACAGACTTTTTAGATGGCCTGTGCTCTATACATTTTCAGGAGATATATTATTACCTAAAAGCAAGGCCCAGTGatcaaattaatatttttcagtgTATGTTTAATGCTACAAAAGTAGTGGTCAAAGGAGGCTATTTTTATAATTTCCCATATCTGCAATTTCATGACATTAAGGAGTTTTACTTGATATCTAATCTATTAGAAACTTTGCCAGGTAGCAGACTTTCACATCTTCACTCTTTAGAAAAACTAGTAATAACAAAAAGCGCAACTACTCGAACAGAAGTCTTTAAAGATTTGCCTAAACTTCAGTATATGGATCTGAGCTCTAATGATATTGCTGTAAGAGCATGCTGCTCTGGATTTTTGACTGGGATTCCTCAAATCAAATACTTAAATTTGAGTAGAAATTCACAAATAGATTTTACAGCAGGAGCATTTGATGGTCTTGATTCCCTTGAGATTCTGGATTTACACCATACAAAGGTTGGAGGTGTGGAGTACTTTTCGGGTTTATCTAACTTAAAGAATTTAAGTTACCTGGATTTTTCTTACTCAAGCATCACATTTGCTAACATATACTGCTTTTTTGGGCTGATCAGTCTGAAAGTTCTTAAGATAGCTGGTAATAGTTTTCATGCTGATGTGTcaagatatttatttaataatctcACATATTTAGAGTATCTTGATATGTCGTATTGCCACATTGACAAATTACATCCAAGCTCTTTCAAAGATCTTCGAAGGCTTAAGATTTTAAATCTCAGTGGAAACAAGTTAATGACTATAGATTTTCTGACCAACACAAATCTGAAGAAATTAACATCAGTTTATCTAACTCAAAACAGCATTACTAGTATCTCACTTGATGTTCTCCAGAAGTTGCCCACAAATCTTTCAGTGTTTGGTTTGTCCTTTAACCCCTTCGATTGCTCCTGCTCTCACACAGATTTTATTTTGTGGATCATCAATCATCAGCAGATGTTGGATCAGCCACATAACATGTTATGTAAAACCTCTTCACAGAGCTCAGATTTTACAGTATATGATTTTGACATTGACAGCTGTATGCACAGAACAAAACTCACAATTGTTTTATTGATATGTTTTGTGTTGGTAGTGGCTGTTTTATCAGTCCTGGTTTATAGGTTTCAGTTTTATCTGAAATACTCCTGTGTACTACTGAGAGGTTACAGATCAGCCAGACAACAAGAATTTGCCTATGATGCATTTGTGATTTTTTCAAGTTATGATGAAATGTGGGTCATGAATGAACTGATGGAAAATCTGGAGAACGGCATCCCACCTATTCAGCTTTGCCTTCACATGCGGGACTTTGAAGCCGGAAAATCCATCGCCTCTAATATTATTGATGAAGGAATAATGGGTAGCCGTAAAGTCATCGTGGTTGTGTCTCAACACTTTATTGACAGTGACTGGTGTCGCTTTGAGTTTGAAATAGCTCAGTCCTGGTTTGTGATGGAACGCAATgccaacatcatcatcatcattctgGAAGATGTGGAGGAGAGGAAGACTAAGAAAGTGTTTGGTCTTCACAAACATCTGAAAAAGAACACATACCTGAAGTGGAGTAGAGACCCGCTGAGTAAAATGAGATTCTGGATTCGACTCCGGAAAGCGATTATTGccacaaaataa